One window of uncultured Methanobrevibacter sp. genomic DNA carries:
- the sfsA gene encoding DNA/RNA nuclease SfsA produces the protein MDYVRGIFKNRPNRFIAEVEVDGNLEIAHVPNTGRCRELLVDDAVVWLKPSDNPNRKTKFSLHFVENNGELVSLYSQQANSIVYDAIVNGQIKELSGYDYHQREKTVDNSRIDIYLANHEDDCCGIDFLVDSCFVEVKGVTLIVDGEARFPDAPTERGAKHLKELIKLKKDGNRCVVFFLIQHPAGKFFRPNWENDPKFSETLNEAYDKGVEILVYRCDNRLDGIDLIPESLDFDLGKSFSDSIVDD, from the coding sequence ATGGATTATGTTAGAGGAATCTTTAAAAATCGTCCAAACAGATTCATTGCAGAAGTTGAAGTTGATGGAAATCTGGAAATAGCTCATGTGCCAAATACGGGAAGATGCAGGGAACTTTTGGTCGATGATGCTGTGGTATGGCTGAAACCTTCAGACAATCCCAACCGCAAAACCAAGTTTTCACTTCATTTTGTTGAGAACAATGGTGAGCTGGTATCACTTTACTCTCAACAAGCTAACAGTATTGTATATGATGCAATAGTAAATGGTCAGATAAAGGAACTTTCCGGCTATGATTATCATCAGCGAGAAAAAACTGTTGATAACTCACGGATAGATATATACTTGGCCAACCATGAAGACGATTGTTGCGGGATTGACTTTCTGGTTGATTCATGTTTTGTTGAAGTTAAGGGCGTAACACTTATTGTAGATGGTGAGGCAAGATTTCCTGATGCTCCTACAGAACGTGGGGCAAAACATCTAAAGGAGCTAATAAAACTTAAAAAAGATGGAAATCGCTGTGTTGTCTTTTTCCTGATACAGCATCCTGCAGGCAAATTTTTCAGACCTAACTGGGAAAATGACCCAAAATTCAGCGAAACCTTAAATGAAGCTTATGATAAAGGTGTGGAAATCCTGGTCTATAGATGTGATAACCGTCTGGATGGAATAGATTTAATTCCCGAATCTCTAGACTTTGATTTGGGAAAGAGTTTCTCCGATAGCATCGTTGATGACTAG
- a CDS encoding NAD(P)H-hydrate dehydratase, with protein sequence MNPIDMMVTDYNCEYLGLSRLCLMESAGKSLAEEVGKIAVYTFSKPVKVVIFTGSGGNGGDGFVAARYLLNRGYDVDVYMLKDNIHSKEAKTNLEILKNMKPRLSRLKIFNLKTLEDINNCELAKNEKGEYIIVDGLLGTGIKGKLQTNIRRAIEIINDAGGVKISVDVPSGMDPLTGDVDDLAVVPDYTISFHKIKTGVRQAEEEIVGGLVTADIGIPFEAEYFVSYGDFLRLNNRDKSSHKGNNGSLLIVGGSKDYSGAPAIAGMAAIGAGADLVYVASPYDAAQAIKFTSPDLIVNSLEGEKLSLTHLNDILTLADKVDAVLIGSGAGIDEDTSKLFNVLVAKIKKPVVLDADALKQVDLSLIKNREDIILTPHIFEFKSFFNVKDSLKLDIDSYDFEKVDENITEFQRISRQIKGSVIVKGQYDLILNGTRFRINKSGNAGMTVGGTGDALAGICASLLSQGLNSFDSACLGVFINGIAGDEAFKVKGNGFSATDLVSYIGSVIKNGLC encoded by the coding sequence TTGAATCCAATTGATATGATGGTAACAGACTATAACTGTGAATATTTAGGTTTATCTCGTTTATGTTTAATGGAATCTGCCGGAAAGTCTCTGGCAGAAGAAGTGGGAAAAATTGCTGTTTATACATTTTCCAAACCTGTTAAGGTAGTAATTTTTACAGGTTCAGGGGGAAACGGCGGTGACGGTTTTGTTGCAGCCAGATACTTGTTAAACAGGGGCTATGATGTGGATGTATATATGCTTAAAGATAATATCCACTCAAAAGAGGCAAAAACCAATCTTGAAATATTGAAGAATATGAAGCCACGTTTATCCAGATTAAAGATTTTCAATTTGAAAACATTGGAAGACATTAACAATTGTGAATTGGCCAAAAACGAAAAAGGAGAATATATCATTGTTGACGGTCTTCTGGGTACGGGGATAAAAGGAAAACTTCAGACCAATATCAGAAGAGCTATTGAAATTATAAATGATGCAGGTGGGGTAAAAATCAGTGTGGATGTGCCTTCAGGAATGGATCCGTTAACAGGCGATGTAGATGATTTGGCTGTGGTTCCTGATTATACAATAAGTTTTCATAAAATTAAAACCGGTGTTCGCCAGGCTGAAGAGGAAATTGTCGGAGGACTTGTAACTGCAGATATCGGAATACCTTTTGAAGCGGAATACTTTGTCAGCTATGGTGATTTTTTAAGGCTGAATAACAGGGATAAGTCTTCTCATAAGGGAAATAATGGCAGTTTGTTAATTGTCGGCGGAAGCAAGGATTATTCAGGAGCTCCTGCAATTGCTGGAATGGCGGCTATCGGTGCCGGAGCGGATCTAGTTTATGTTGCATCACCATATGATGCGGCTCAGGCTATCAAATTTACATCTCCTGATTTAATTGTAAATTCACTTGAAGGTGAAAAACTCTCTTTAACACATTTAAATGATATTTTAACACTTGCGGATAAAGTCGATGCTGTACTGATTGGTTCCGGTGCGGGAATTGATGAAGATACATCAAAACTGTTTAATGTTCTTGTTGCAAAAATCAAAAAGCCTGTAGTTTTAGATGCAGATGCCTTAAAACAGGTTGATTTATCATTAATTAAAAACCGTGAAGATATTATACTGACTCCACATATTTTCGAGTTCAAATCATTTTTCAATGTTAAAGATAGCCTGAAACTGGATATTGATTCATATGATTTTGAAAAAGTCGATGAAAACATTACTGAGTTTCAGCGTATTTCCCGCCAGATTAAAGGCAGTGTCATTGTTAAAGGACAATATGATTTAATCTTAAACGGCACACGGTTCAGAATCAATAAAAGTGGAAATGCAGGAATGACTGTTGGCGGAACAGGTGATGCCTTAGCCGGAATCTGCGCAAGTCTTCTCTCACAGGGATTGAATTCATTTGACAGTGCCTGTTTAGGTGTGTTCATCAATGGTATTGCAGGTGATGAGGCTTTTAAAGTAAAAGGAAACGGTTTTTCAGCAACAGATCTGGTTTCATACATTGGCAGTGTGATTAAAAATGGATTATGTTAG
- a CDS encoding NAD-binding protein yields the protein MRKITLKLLTELPQKYITTGLILVIILYIYGILGSYFIMDLNLLDSIYYATITMATVGYGDYIPTTGVEKIFATTLALSGVALLAYVFNVILSTFQERMILYSKGARKMKSIERMEDYYIICGYGRVGKVVFKELTERNQNVIIIDKDEKITEKIEDSSSVVVLNKDATDNDLISKLAGEKCRSVILCTGDDVINIFIVLTIRETNPNAWIVTRSSKSENVSRLKKAGANKVISPEVIGGQGLYYESARPHLLSITVKHDLEGIFPEFKLISKHGCTLENIQYHLPGIETPFIREIKKKDYVDGENYKNYLNSNDDKREALENLYKTVNHIHTHVISGPDNSTFDELIKDLEKIETVIGINLTHAQIAEITKKEMESKITQ from the coding sequence ATGAGAAAAATTACATTAAAACTATTAACTGAACTGCCTCAAAAATACATTACAACGGGGCTTATTTTAGTAATCATATTATACATTTACGGAATCCTCGGGTCTTATTTTATAATGGATTTGAATCTGCTTGATTCAATTTATTATGCTACAATCACAATGGCAACAGTAGGTTATGGAGATTACATTCCAACCACAGGGGTTGAAAAGATATTTGCAACCACACTGGCACTTTCAGGAGTTGCACTGCTTGCTTATGTATTCAATGTTATACTGTCAACATTCCAGGAGCGAATGATTCTATATTCAAAGGGAGCTCGAAAAATGAAATCAATAGAAAGAATGGAAGATTATTATATTATTTGCGGTTACGGAAGAGTGGGAAAAGTTGTTTTCAAAGAATTAACCGAAAGAAATCAAAATGTTATCATTATCGATAAAGATGAAAAAATCACTGAAAAAATTGAGGACAGCAGTTCTGTTGTCGTTCTCAATAAAGATGCAACAGACAATGATTTAATCTCAAAATTAGCCGGAGAGAAATGCAGAAGCGTAATTCTATGTACAGGAGATGATGTGATTAACATTTTCATCGTTTTAACAATACGTGAAACCAATCCTAATGCATGGATTGTAACCAGATCAAGCAAATCAGAAAACGTTTCAAGATTAAAAAAAGCAGGTGCAAACAAAGTCATATCCCCTGAAGTGATTGGAGGACAGGGACTTTACTATGAATCCGCAAGACCTCACCTTTTAAGCATAACAGTAAAACACGATCTTGAGGGAATATTTCCGGAATTTAAATTGATTTCAAAACACGGATGCACTTTAGAAAATATCCAATACCATTTGCCGGGAATTGAAACACCATTTATTCGTGAAATTAAGAAAAAAGACTACGTAGACGGTGAAAACTACAAGAATTACTTAAACAGCAATGATGACAAAAGAGAAGCACTTGAAAATCTATATAAAACTGTCAATCATATCCACACTCATGTTATTTCAGGTCCAGACAATTCCACATTCGATGAATTAATCAAAGATTTGGAAAAAATAGAAACAGTCATCGGAATCAATTTAACACATGCGCAAATCGCTGAAATAACTAAAAAAGAAATGGAAAGTAAAATTACACAATAG
- a CDS encoding Ig-like domain repeat protein yields the protein MKKSYKGILLFLMILAIITLSFSFVSASENVTSDVILDDVSSQGEIDEIDDGYDDSAEQESSKIQSKFEVKNVTSYYKEKIDVEVQLKDSNNAALENKSVSVIFNGKINNKTTDSNGKFILSYSNLKPSTYKLTFKFSGDDNFTSCESDSYVKVKKAPLAIKMSNFNTYYKSGLYLKAKVYNKNTGNPVSGIRVLFKVYSTKTKKYTNYYATTDSKGVVTLNKNLKVGTYKIAAQIKDSKNKNYISYKDSNNKITMKVKSSPGEDCCSFFLQVSDTESVAGFRRDNVAMTTITVKDYKLGGIPVIKHTNANGFVHLIVFANGWIVGNGGLDSHDFINSMEKLAVDMVKSNKIKMSSLKKIYSYKRSINFGHFSIKAPDGRYAVVWKNKIITGKLKPGEFSCSPNFKEYYRHSTYGKYSSNPAKAAIKVGATDRYGVNRRQVVVLHWNLKTDKNFKSTSSIKAYAANDNGRYVGVSSGWRVDHVVFKGKFVSSHKLPKVPNMKYLGSHSFGNVDKFVKIPTTIKAPSVTNTFNNTGYFKVTIKNKNTAKAVAKLKVKVKLTANGITKTYTVKTDTKGVAKLDTKDLSAGTYNVVLAPATNKYLISGKSKITIV from the coding sequence ATGAAAAAGTCGTATAAGGGAATTCTTTTATTCTTGATGATTCTTGCAATTATAACGTTGAGTTTCAGTTTCGTTTCAGCTTCTGAAAATGTAACTTCTGACGTTATATTGGATGATGTTTCATCTCAAGGAGAAATAGATGAAATTGATGATGGTTATGATGATTCTGCCGAACAGGAATCTTCAAAAATTCAAAGTAAATTTGAAGTAAAAAACGTTACTTCTTACTATAAGGAAAAAATAGATGTTGAAGTTCAGCTGAAAGATTCAAATAATGCTGCATTGGAAAATAAAAGCGTCAGCGTAATTTTTAATGGAAAAATAAATAATAAAACTACTGATTCTAATGGTAAATTTATCTTGTCTTACAGCAATTTAAAGCCAAGCACTTATAAACTGACATTCAAGTTCAGTGGTGATGATAATTTCACTTCATGTGAATCTGATTCTTATGTTAAAGTTAAAAAGGCTCCTCTGGCTATTAAGATGAGCAATTTCAATACTTATTATAAATCAGGATTATATCTTAAAGCAAAAGTATACAACAAAAATACTGGAAATCCTGTCAGTGGAATTAGGGTTTTATTTAAAGTTTATTCAACTAAAACTAAAAAATACACTAATTATTATGCAACAACTGACAGCAAAGGTGTAGTTACTTTAAATAAAAATCTGAAAGTGGGAACTTATAAGATTGCTGCACAGATTAAAGACTCTAAAAATAAGAATTATATTTCTTATAAAGATTCTAATAACAAGATAACAATGAAAGTGAAATCTTCTCCTGGTGAAGACTGCTGTTCATTCTTCCTGCAGGTAAGTGACACTGAATCAGTTGCAGGTTTTAGAAGGGATAATGTTGCTATGACCACTATTACTGTTAAAGACTATAAATTAGGTGGTATACCAGTAATAAAACATACAAATGCCAATGGTTTTGTGCACCTGATTGTATTTGCTAACGGTTGGATAGTTGGTAACGGAGGACTTGATTCACATGACTTTATCAATTCAATGGAAAAATTAGCTGTTGATATGGTAAAATCCAACAAAATAAAAATGTCTTCCCTGAAAAAGATTTACAGCTATAAAAGAAGCATAAACTTCGGTCACTTTTCAATTAAGGCACCGGACGGAAGATATGCTGTTGTGTGGAAAAACAAGATTATCACAGGTAAATTGAAACCTGGTGAATTCAGCTGTTCTCCTAACTTTAAAGAGTATTATCGTCACAGTACCTATGGAAAATACAGCTCAAATCCTGCTAAAGCAGCAATCAAGGTTGGTGCTACAGACCGTTATGGAGTTAACAGAAGACAGGTTGTTGTTCTTCACTGGAACCTTAAAACAGATAAAAACTTCAAATCTACTTCATCAATAAAAGCTTATGCTGCAAACGATAACGGAAGGTATGTGGGTGTGTCTTCAGGCTGGCGTGTTGATCATGTAGTGTTCAAAGGTAAATTTGTAAGCAGTCATAAACTTCCAAAAGTTCCAAACATGAAATATCTGGGATCTCACAGCTTTGGAAACGTTGATAAGTTTGTTAAAATTCCAACAACAATCAAAGCTCCAAGTGTTACCAATACTTTCAATAACACTGGATACTTTAAAGTTACAATTAAAAATAAAAACACAGCTAAGGCAGTAGCTAAACTTAAAGTTAAAGTTAAACTAACAGCAAATGGAATAACAAAAACTTACACTGTTAAAACAGACACTAAGGGTGTGGCAAAACTGGATACAAAAGATTTGTCCGCTGGAACTTATAATGTTGTTTTAGCTCCTGCTACTAACAAATATCTGATTTCAGGTAAAAGTAAGATTACTATTGTGTAA
- a CDS encoding carboxypeptidase-like regulatory domain-containing protein, with protein MKLDFKKSFYLVLVLLILTVSLSMVSAQENTTEVISEELISSQLENEMDIDGNYDLVSDSQITSQIDLDNSDFYYNEDNNVITYLKDVNGTPIKNKQLTVFLDGNKYNKTTDDSGKISISCNLKPNTYKLTVKFDGDENFTSSESSSLVNVKKASVAIKMSNYNTYVDSDLFFKVKVYNVITGIAISGIKVKFKVYSTKTKKYYYFYRITDKNGIATLNKNFKVGSYKISAYVHDSKNKPYISYKNSNKKVTMKVKPTAETGCCSFYLQVSATESVAGFRRDATNALNIYIKNVKWHGRTAIKQYKLGNSYFFHSITTSDGWMIGTGGIDNPAINRAIENLAGQIVKANKIKSSYLKKIQNYEKCLGLGHFSIKAPDGRYAVVWLNGYWTGKLKPGEYISVPNVKSCYRHGTYDKFSSDPVKAAVKVGATDVYGVNRRDITVFHWKSTEDKNFKITSVVKTYASNDNGKLVGRSTAALKDNIYYKNMFISKYKLPSSPNMKYLGIHKFGNIDKLVKVPTVIKVPAVTNQFNQTKYFKVTVKNKKTGKAVVNLKIKLKITSGNKSKTYLIKTDKNGLAKFNTKNLLLGAHKVVVYPVTNKYLISAKSTIKIIN; from the coding sequence TTGAAGTTAGATTTTAAAAAAAGTTTTTATCTGGTATTGGTACTTTTAATTTTAACCGTTAGTCTGAGCATGGTTTCAGCTCAGGAAAATACCACTGAGGTGATTTCGGAGGAATTAATTTCATCGCAATTAGAAAATGAAATGGATATTGATGGTAATTATGATTTGGTTTCTGATTCTCAAATTACAAGTCAAATAGATCTGGATAATTCTGATTTTTATTATAATGAGGATAATAATGTTATAACTTATCTTAAGGATGTTAACGGCACCCCTATTAAAAACAAACAGTTAACTGTATTTTTAGATGGAAATAAGTACAATAAAACTACAGATGATTCTGGTAAGATTTCAATATCCTGCAATTTGAAGCCGAATACATATAAATTAACTGTAAAATTCGATGGTGATGAAAATTTTACTTCAAGTGAATCATCATCTCTTGTAAATGTTAAAAAAGCTTCAGTGGCTATTAAAATGAGCAATTACAATACTTATGTTGATTCTGATTTGTTTTTTAAAGTCAAAGTATATAATGTCATCACAGGCATCGCAATATCCGGAATCAAAGTTAAATTTAAAGTTTATTCTACAAAAACTAAAAAATATTATTATTTCTATCGAATAACGGATAAAAATGGTATTGCAACATTGAATAAAAACTTTAAAGTAGGATCATATAAAATCTCTGCATATGTCCATGATTCCAAAAATAAGCCGTATATTTCCTATAAAAACTCTAATAAAAAAGTCACCATGAAGGTAAAGCCTACTGCAGAGACCGGCTGCTGTTCATTCTATCTGCAGGTTAGCGCAACAGAAAGTGTGGCTGGATTCAGGCGTGATGCTACAAATGCCCTTAATATCTACATAAAAAATGTAAAATGGCATGGTAGAACTGCCATAAAACAATACAAATTAGGTAACTCCTACTTTTTCCATTCAATAACTACCTCTGACGGCTGGATGATTGGGACAGGGGGAATTGACAATCCTGCCATCAACAGAGCAATTGAAAATCTTGCAGGGCAGATTGTTAAGGCAAACAAAATAAAATCATCTTATCTAAAAAAGATTCAAAACTATGAAAAATGTTTAGGCCTTGGACACTTTTCAATTAAGGCACCTGATGGAAGATATGCAGTTGTATGGTTAAACGGTTACTGGACTGGTAAATTAAAGCCTGGAGAATACATCAGCGTTCCTAACGTGAAGTCCTGTTATCGTCATGGCACTTATGACAAGTTTTCTTCTGATCCAGTGAAGGCGGCTGTTAAAGTAGGCGCAACTGATGTGTATGGTGTTAACAGAAGGGATATAACTGTTTTCCACTGGAAGTCAACAGAGGATAAAAATTTCAAAATAACTTCTGTTGTAAAGACTTATGCTTCAAATGATAATGGTAAACTGGTTGGAAGGTCAACAGCTGCTTTAAAGGACAATATATATTATAAAAATATGTTTATCAGCAAATATAAGCTTCCAAGCAGTCCTAACATGAAATATCTTGGAATTCATAAGTTCGGAAATATAGATAAACTGGTTAAAGTTCCAACTGTCATTAAAGTTCCTGCTGTAACAAATCAGTTTAATCAGACAAAATACTTCAAAGTAACTGTTAAAAATAAAAAAACAGGTAAGGCAGTTGTTAATCTAAAAATTAAACTAAAAATAACCTCTGGAAATAAATCTAAAACATACTTAATTAAAACTGATAAAAATGGTCTTGCAAAATTCAATACTAAAAATTTATTACTTGGTGCTCACAAAGTAGTTGTATATCCTGTTACTAACAAATATTTGATTTCGGCTAAAAGTACTATTAAAATTATTAATTAA
- the fhcD gene encoding formylmethanofuran--tetrahydromethanopterin N-formyltransferase, producing the protein MFNNLMVKKWKKHLAKIAATEATGFATSVIGCPAEAGIDQYVPPTETPDGRPGYAIMICHMSKKALGGQIMDRIGQCVLTAPTAAAFNALESEEAFPTGKQLKFFGDGYETEKEVNGKKMHVIPIMSGDFLVEDEMGYKDGVAGGNFFIMADSQMASIVAAEAAVDAIHAVAGVITPFSGGMVASGSKTGSKYSFMSASTNEKECVTLKDQVDTELPENVFGNMEIVIDGVDEESVKAAMKAGIEAACQVPGVLEIGAGNYGGSLGPYQIHLQDLF; encoded by the coding sequence ATTTTTAACAACTTAATGGTGAAAAAATGGAAAAAACATTTAGCTAAAATTGCAGCTACTGAAGCTACCGGATTTGCTACTTCAGTTATCGGATGTCCTGCAGAAGCAGGTATTGACCAATATGTTCCTCCAACTGAAACTCCAGATGGAAGACCTGGTTATGCAATTATGATTTGTCACATGTCCAAAAAAGCTTTAGGCGGACAAATTATGGACAGAATCGGTCAATGTGTTTTAACTGCTCCTACTGCTGCAGCATTCAACGCTCTTGAAAGTGAAGAAGCATTCCCAACCGGAAAACAACTCAAATTCTTCGGTGACGGATACGAAACTGAAAAAGAAGTAAACGGTAAAAAAATGCACGTAATTCCTATTATGTCTGGTGACTTCTTAGTAGAAGATGAAATGGGATACAAAGACGGTGTAGCTGGTGGAAACTTCTTCATCATGGCTGACAGTCAAATGGCTTCCATTGTTGCTGCTGAAGCTGCTGTAGATGCTATTCACGCAGTTGCTGGTGTAATCACTCCTTTCTCCGGAGGTATGGTTGCTTCTGGTTCCAAAACCGGTTCTAAATACTCTTTCATGAGTGCATCTACCAATGAAAAAGAATGCGTAACCTTAAAAGACCAAGTGGACACTGAATTACCAGAAAACGTATTCGGAAACATGGAAATCGTTATTGACGGTGTTGACGAAGAATCTGTTAAAGCTGCTATGAAAGCAGGTATCGAAGCTGCTTGCCAAGTACCTGGTGTTCTTGAAATCGGTGCTGGTAACTACGGCGGAAGCTTAGGACCTTATCAAATCCACTTACAAGACTTATTCTAG
- a CDS encoding UPF0104 family protein, producing the protein MDRKTIILLGISLLILAVMLWFVGIDNVINALKIANIYIIALAVVTQLITYVLYTLRWQILNNLADMNVGIKKLFPMVLVGLAVNNITPSGRGGGEPVRAYILSQDNDKYRFEETFATVVADRALDTFPFVVLAAVTIASMALFFDFPIWLIAVMIVAVIGIVAVLVILIYMCINPSFGGRVEGWIIGLVRRFYKKNSENLEAQIHDAIFGFQDTMKILISNKKGLVLTISLSFIIWISEIVRVYLVFLAFGANVNLIVIGEVFILACLVGMIPLLPGGIGAIDSVMIVFYSAAGITASISAAATVVERLISYWMPTIIGMVILPYFGSSVLDKISFGSSDEEIEESLKEESE; encoded by the coding sequence ATGGATCGTAAAACAATAATTTTATTAGGAATAAGTTTGCTTATTTTGGCCGTAATGTTATGGTTCGTAGGGATTGATAATGTTATCAATGCTTTAAAGATTGCAAACATATATATTATCGCATTAGCTGTCGTAACTCAGTTAATTACTTATGTATTATACACTTTAAGGTGGCAAATTCTTAACAATCTGGCTGATATGAATGTGGGAATCAAAAAACTGTTTCCTATGGTATTGGTCGGTCTTGCAGTAAACAATATTACTCCCTCTGGACGTGGTGGAGGAGAACCGGTAAGGGCATATATTTTATCTCAGGACAACGATAAATATCGTTTTGAAGAAACATTTGCAACAGTTGTGGCAGATAGGGCTTTAGACACATTCCCGTTTGTTGTATTGGCGGCTGTTACAATTGCATCAATGGCATTGTTTTTCGACTTCCCTATATGGTTGATTGCAGTTATGATTGTTGCTGTAATAGGAATTGTTGCAGTTTTAGTGATATTAATCTATATGTGTATTAATCCAAGTTTTGGAGGTCGTGTTGAAGGATGGATTATAGGTCTTGTAAGAAGATTTTATAAGAAAAACTCTGAAAATTTGGAAGCACAGATTCATGATGCCATTTTCGGATTTCAGGATACAATGAAAATCCTGATTTCAAATAAAAAAGGATTGGTATTAACCATTTCACTGTCTTTCATCATATGGATTTCTGAAATTGTCAGAGTTTATCTGGTCTTTTTGGCATTCGGAGCTAATGTAAATCTGATTGTAATAGGTGAAGTATTTATCCTTGCTTGTCTTGTTGGAATGATTCCTCTTTTACCTGGAGGTATCGGAGCAATTGACAGTGTAATGATTGTTTTTTACTCTGCTGCAGGAATAACTGCTTCAATCAGTGCTGCGGCTACTGTTGTCGAGAGATTAATTTCATACTGGATGCCTACTATCATAGGTATGGTTATTTTGCCGTACTTCGGTTCATCCGTTTTGGATAAGATTTCATTTGGATCTTCTGATGAAGAAATTGAAGAATCTCTTAAAGAAGAATCCGAATAA
- a CDS encoding TrkH family potassium uptake protein has product MRYITKTDLLIVARNSGYIMICIGVMCLIPLIFDLVYFEFDIISFIIPAAISILLGYGLLKYLEDKAKKTIRLKHGMMISSFAWLWASLIGGLVFMLATHMPAIDAVFESMSALTGTGITMFEDVEVLPHSILFFRSIEQWIGGLGVVVMVLGVLTKPGSVSSKLYQSEARDERIKPSIKTTLEKTLQIYVIYTIAGIILYLLAGMPVFDSICNTFSIISTGGMSIKNANMGFYQNDLIYFISIVLMILGATSFFVHYKVIKTRGKSLIQDLQFKIIITVIACVTLMLYFVSNIVPIDLLFTVVSAITTTGASVASPLAMGNWPSFVIICIMCLMITGGSNGSTVGAIKLVRMITFFKGIYRHIREILSPEGRVVPVKLHGHKIPEKAISQAGNYITLYMMFIMFTWALFCLFGYDPFRSLFAAMSLQGNNGLELGVINHTLHPALKLVSMFDMWTGRLEIYPVLITLRAGFEIFKR; this is encoded by the coding sequence ATGAGATATATAACTAAAACAGATTTATTGATTGTTGCAAGAAACTCCGGATACATCATGATATGTATAGGAGTTATGTGCTTAATACCATTAATATTTGATTTAGTTTATTTTGAATTTGATATAATAAGTTTTATTATTCCAGCAGCCATTTCAATACTTTTAGGCTATGGTCTTTTAAAATATCTTGAAGATAAAGCTAAAAAAACAATACGGCTGAAACATGGAATGATGATATCATCTTTTGCATGGTTATGGGCAAGCCTTATCGGAGGACTTGTTTTTATGCTTGCCACACACATGCCTGCGATTGATGCAGTTTTTGAAAGTATGTCTGCATTAACCGGAACAGGAATAACCATGTTTGAAGACGTTGAAGTATTACCTCACAGCATACTATTTTTCAGATCAATAGAACAATGGATTGGAGGTTTAGGGGTTGTTGTTATGGTTTTAGGAGTATTGACAAAACCTGGATCAGTATCCTCAAAATTATACCAGTCCGAAGCGCGTGATGAACGTATAAAACCGAGTATTAAAACCACACTTGAAAAAACATTGCAGATTTATGTAATATATACCATTGCCGGAATAATCCTATATTTACTTGCGGGAATGCCTGTTTTTGATTCAATATGTAACACATTCAGCATCATTTCTACCGGAGGAATGAGTATTAAAAATGCAAATATGGGTTTTTACCAGAACGATTTGATTTATTTTATTTCAATAGTTTTGATGATACTGGGAGCGACAAGCTTTTTTGTCCATTATAAAGTTATTAAAACAAGAGGAAAATCACTGATTCAAGATCTTCAATTTAAAATCATTATCACAGTTATTGCATGCGTTACATTAATGCTTTATTTTGTATCAAATATTGTTCCAATCGATTTGCTTTTTACAGTAGTGTCTGCAATTACAACAACAGGAGCCAGTGTTGCATCACCGTTAGCCATGGGAAACTGGCCATCCTTTGTCATAATATGCATAATGTGTCTAATGATAACTGGAGGTTCCAACGGATCAACTGTAGGTGCGATAAAACTCGTGAGAATGATAACATTCTTTAAAGGAATCTACAGACACATCAGAGAAATTTTATCCCCTGAAGGCAGAGTAGTTCCAGTTAAATTGCACGGACATAAAATACCTGAAAAGGCAATATCACAGGCAGGAAACTACATTACACTTTATATGATGTTTATTATGTTTACATGGGCATTGTTCTGTTTGTTTGGATACGATCCTTTCAGAAGCCTGTTTGCAGCGATGTCCCTTCAGGGAAACAACGGTTTGGAACTTGGAGTTATAAATCATACATTACATCCTGCACTAAAATTAGTCAGCATGTTTGATATGTGGACAGGCAGACTTGAAATATATCCGGTTCTCATTACATTAAGAGCAGGATTCGAAATTTTTAAAAGATAA